One Bacillus amyloliquefaciens DSM 7 = ATCC 23350 DNA window includes the following coding sequences:
- a CDS encoding catalase, producing MSEDQNKRVNEHSKDEQLEQYRADNSGKKMTTNQGLRVSEDEHSLKAGVRGPTLMEDFHFREKMTHFDHERIPERVVHARGYGVHGHFQVYEPMTEYTRAKFLQDPSVKTPVFVRFSTVAGSKGSADTVRDARGFATKFYTEEGNYDLVGNNIPVFFIQDAIKFPDLVHALKPEPHNEMPQAATAHDTFWDFVANNPESAHMVMWTMSDRGIPRSYRMMEGFGVHTFRFVNEKGKARFVKFHWKPVLGVHSLVWDEAQKIAGKDPDFNRRDLWETIENGGKVEYELGVQMIDEEDEFKFDFDILDPTKLWPEELVPVKIIGKMTLNRNQDNVFAETEQVAFHPGNVVPGIDFTNDPLLQGRLFSYTDTQLIRLGGPNFHEIPINRPVCPFHNNQYDGYHRMTINKGPVAYHKNSLQNNDPSPASEEEGGYVHYQEKVEGRKIRQRSESFNDYFSQAKMFWNSMSPAEKEHIISAFCFEVGKVNSKDVQQQVVNVFSHVDAELAERVAKGIGVNPPPKDRESDETFTSPALSQENTVKTAATRQVAVLADHGFADEEVKQLLAVCKEAGVRADIISPALGTVKGENGTELEASATFLTADSVLYDAVFIPGGQRSTDSLKARKAAKDFVSEAFSHYKAIGASGEGKELLTLAAGTESGPGLVPDGNHEQFLKAVAEHRHWDRNI from the coding sequence ATGAGTGAGGATCAAAACAAACGTGTAAATGAACACTCAAAGGACGAGCAGCTGGAGCAGTACCGGGCAGATAACAGCGGCAAAAAAATGACGACCAATCAGGGGCTTCGTGTGTCTGAGGATGAGCATTCTTTAAAAGCGGGTGTCCGCGGCCCCACGCTGATGGAGGATTTTCATTTTCGCGAAAAAATGACGCATTTTGACCACGAGCGGATTCCGGAGCGGGTCGTTCATGCGCGCGGGTACGGCGTTCATGGGCATTTTCAGGTGTACGAACCGATGACGGAATACACAAGGGCGAAATTTTTGCAGGACCCGTCTGTCAAAACGCCTGTCTTCGTTCGTTTTTCAACAGTGGCGGGCTCCAAGGGGTCAGCCGACACAGTCCGTGACGCCAGGGGATTTGCGACGAAGTTTTACACCGAAGAAGGGAATTACGACCTTGTCGGAAACAATATTCCGGTGTTCTTCATTCAGGACGCGATCAAGTTCCCGGATCTCGTTCACGCCTTAAAACCGGAACCGCACAATGAGATGCCTCAGGCTGCGACGGCTCATGATACGTTCTGGGATTTTGTCGCCAACAATCCTGAATCCGCGCACATGGTGATGTGGACGATGTCTGACCGCGGAATCCCGCGAAGCTACCGAATGATGGAGGGCTTCGGCGTACATACATTCCGTTTCGTCAATGAGAAAGGAAAGGCGCGTTTCGTGAAATTCCACTGGAAGCCGGTTCTCGGCGTTCATTCACTCGTATGGGATGAAGCGCAGAAAATTGCCGGGAAAGATCCCGATTTCAATCGCCGCGATCTGTGGGAAACCATTGAAAACGGCGGCAAGGTTGAATACGAGCTTGGCGTTCAGATGATTGATGAAGAAGATGAATTCAAGTTTGATTTTGATATTCTTGACCCGACCAAGCTGTGGCCGGAAGAGCTTGTGCCGGTGAAGATTATTGGAAAAATGACGCTGAACCGCAACCAGGATAATGTGTTTGCGGAAACAGAGCAGGTCGCATTCCACCCGGGAAATGTCGTGCCGGGCATTGATTTTACCAATGACCCGCTTTTACAGGGACGGCTTTTCTCTTATACAGACACACAGCTCATCCGTCTTGGCGGGCCGAATTTTCATGAGATTCCGATCAACCGGCCGGTCTGTCCGTTCCATAACAACCAATACGACGGCTACCACCGGATGACGATTAATAAGGGCCCTGTCGCCTATCATAAGAATTCTCTGCAGAATAATGATCCGTCGCCGGCCTCAGAAGAAGAAGGCGGATACGTTCATTATCAGGAAAAAGTAGAAGGCAGAAAAATCCGCCAGCGCAGTGAGAGCTTCAATGACTATTTTTCTCAGGCCAAGATGTTCTGGAACAGCATGTCTCCCGCCGAAAAGGAACATATCATTTCCGCGTTCTGTTTTGAGGTAGGGAAAGTAAACAGCAAGGATGTGCAGCAGCAGGTGGTGAATGTCTTCAGTCACGTCGACGCCGAGCTTGCCGAGCGCGTTGCGAAGGGAATCGGAGTGAACCCGCCGCCGAAGGATCGTGAATCTGATGAAACCTTCACTTCCCCGGCCTTAAGTCAGGAAAACACGGTGAAAACAGCAGCCACAAGACAGGTCGCGGTTTTGGCCGATCACGGGTTTGCGGACGAGGAAGTCAAACAATTGCTTGCCGTATGCAAAGAGGCGGGAGTCAGAGCCGATATCATCAGCCCTGCACTTGGAACCGTCAAGGGAGAAAACGGTACGGAGCTGGAAGCGTCAGCCACTTTCCTGACAGCGGATTCCGTCCTGTATGATGCTGTTTTCATTCCGGGCGGGCAACGAAGCACAGACAGTCTCAAAGCCCGAAAAGCGGCTAAAGACTTCGTCAGTGAAGCCTTCAGTCATTACAAAGCGATCGGTGCCTCCGGAGAAGGAAAAGAACTTCTCACCCTCGCCGCCGGAACCGAAAGCGGCCCCGGCCTTGTTCCGGACGGAAACCATGAACAATTTCTGAAGGCCGTAGCCGAGCATCGGCATTGGGACAGAAACATATAA
- the bglS gene encoding beta-glucanase gives MKRVLLILVTGLFMSLCGITSSVSAQTGGSFFEPFNSYNSGLWQKADGYSNGDMFNCTWRANNVSMTSSGEMRLALTSPSYNKFDCGENRSVQTYGYGLYEVRMKPAKNTGIVSSFFTYTGPTEGTPWDEIDIEFLGKDTTKVQFNYYTNGAGNHEKLADLGFDAANAYHTYAFDWQPNSIKWYVDGQLKHTATTQIPAAPGKIMMNLWNGTGVDDWLGSYNGVNPLYAHYDWVRYTKK, from the coding sequence ATGAAACGAGTGTTGCTAATTCTTGTCACCGGATTGTTTATGAGTTTGTGTGGGATCACTTCTAGTGTTTCGGCTCAAACAGGCGGATCGTTTTTTGAACCTTTTAACAGCTATAACTCCGGGTTATGGCAAAAAGCTGATGGTTACTCAAATGGAGATATGTTTAACTGCACTTGGCGTGCGAATAACGTCTCTATGACGTCATCAGGTGAAATGCGTTTGGCGCTGACAAGTCCGTCTTATAACAAGTTTGACTGCGGGGAAAACCGCTCGGTTCAAACATATGGCTATGGACTTTATGAAGTCAGAATGAAACCGGCTAAAAACACAGGGATTGTTTCATCGTTCTTCACTTATACAGGTCCAACGGAGGGGACTCCTTGGGATGAGATTGATATCGAATTTTTGGGAAAAGACACAACAAAGGTTCAATTTAACTATTATACAAATGGCGCAGGAAACCATGAGAAGTTGGCGGATCTCGGATTTGATGCAGCCAATGCCTATCATACGTATGCGTTCGATTGGCAGCCAAACTCTATTAAATGGTATGTCGATGGGCAATTAAAACATACTGCGACAACCCAAATACCGGCAGCGCCGGGGAAAATCATGATGAATTTGTGGAATGGTACGGGTGTCGATGATTGGCTCGGTTCCTACAATGGCGTAAATCCGCTATACGCTCATTACGACTGGGTGCGCTATACAAAAAAATAA